In Zobellia roscoffensis, the following are encoded in one genomic region:
- a CDS encoding Gfo/Idh/MocA family protein — MKEDKTKTSMIKKSRRDFVKNTALFTGGAMLLPNLHMSGMANVLGDKKLKLALVGCGGRGTGAAVQALTADENIELVAMADAFEDRLKGSLANISKAMGETKKINVKEKNQFVGFDAATKAMDLADVVILATPPGFRPQHFEYAVNNGKHVFMEKPVATDVPGVRKVLAAAKKAKENKLNVVVGLQRHYQDSYLAAMDQIKKNSIGKIVSGQVYWNSGGVWVRERQAGQSELEYQMRNWYYFNWLCGDHILEQHIHNIDVANWFVGEYPISAQGMGGRQVRKGKDHGEIYDHHFVEYTYPSGAVIASQCRHQPETMSKVSEFFQGTKGTVYTKGDNATLTDWNGNSIFEHRGKDDPNPYQVEHVKLFESIRNGGVIADAENGAKSTMSAIIGRMATYSGKVIKWDEAMQSNIDLAPDELTWDSPAPVQPNADGTYNIPKPGETVVI, encoded by the coding sequence ATGAAAGAAGACAAGACCAAAACCAGTATGATCAAAAAATCAAGAAGAGATTTTGTAAAGAACACCGCATTATTTACCGGTGGAGCTATGTTATTGCCAAACCTACATATGAGCGGTATGGCAAATGTGTTAGGAGATAAGAAATTAAAATTGGCGCTTGTAGGTTGTGGTGGTCGTGGTACTGGTGCAGCGGTACAGGCATTAACTGCAGATGAGAACATAGAGCTTGTAGCAATGGCAGATGCTTTTGAAGATCGTCTGAAAGGTAGCTTGGCCAATATTTCTAAAGCCATGGGTGAAACCAAAAAAATCAATGTAAAAGAGAAAAATCAATTTGTTGGTTTTGATGCTGCAACCAAAGCAATGGATTTGGCTGATGTGGTTATTCTGGCAACGCCACCAGGTTTTCGTCCGCAACATTTTGAGTATGCAGTAAACAATGGGAAACATGTGTTTATGGAGAAGCCGGTAGCAACAGATGTACCTGGTGTTCGTAAGGTTTTGGCAGCAGCAAAGAAAGCCAAAGAAAATAAATTGAATGTAGTAGTAGGTCTTCAAAGACATTATCAAGACAGTTATCTGGCGGCCATGGACCAGATTAAAAAAAATTCTATTGGGAAAATAGTTTCAGGACAAGTATACTGGAATAGTGGTGGAGTATGGGTCCGTGAGCGTCAAGCTGGACAAAGCGAGCTTGAATATCAAATGCGTAACTGGTATTATTTTAACTGGTTGTGTGGCGATCATATTTTAGAGCAACACATTCATAATATAGATGTAGCAAACTGGTTTGTTGGTGAGTACCCTATTTCTGCACAAGGTATGGGAGGTAGGCAAGTTCGTAAGGGAAAAGATCACGGTGAGATATATGACCATCATTTTGTTGAATACACTTATCCTAGTGGAGCTGTAATTGCTAGTCAGTGCCGTCATCAGCCAGAAACTATGAGTAAGGTTTCAGAATTCTTCCAAGGAACAAAAGGTACGGTGTACACTAAAGGTGATAATGCCACTTTAACAGATTGGAATGGTAATTCAATATTTGAACATAGAGGTAAAGATGATCCTAACCCATACCAAGTAGAGCACGTAAAGCTTTTTGAATCTATACGGAACGGAGGTGTAATTGCCGATGCCGAAAATGGAGCAAAAAGTACCATGAGTGCTATTATAGGTAGAATGGCTACATATTCAGGTAAAGTTATTAAGTGGGATGAAGCGATGCAATCTAATATAGACTTGGCACCAGATGAATTAACTTGGGATTCTCCTGCTCCTGTTCAACCAAATGCTGATGGTACGTATAACATACCAAAGCCAGGTGAAACAGTCGTAATTTAA